In a single window of the Paenibacillus sp. MMS20-IR301 genome:
- a CDS encoding lactate utilization protein C, giving the protein MIPADNTIGTNPAHTRDKTNKEAFLNTIAAKLGRERRHEVQRPALQEVLPDSYGPLTEEDLVEMLKEQCFFIHTQVIESVPELLQRTLDDLIAGNGGGQVMTSGDPRFAGYGLQFPDASVWEEAAGREANIRHAEAANTAIVFADYALAESGTVVVESRPDQGRALHFLPAHYIAVIEKKRLVLRSTQAAAALNRRVQDGGALGSSINFISGPSNSADIEMKLVVGVHGPLRATYVLI; this is encoded by the coding sequence ATGATACCGGCGGATAACACAATTGGGACGAATCCTGCACATACAAGAGATAAGACAAACAAGGAAGCTTTTCTGAACACTATAGCCGCCAAGCTGGGCCGGGAACGCAGGCATGAGGTGCAGCGCCCGGCACTTCAGGAAGTCCTGCCGGACAGCTATGGTCCCCTGACTGAAGAAGATTTGGTAGAGATGCTCAAGGAGCAATGCTTCTTTATTCATACCCAGGTGATTGAATCGGTGCCGGAGCTGCTGCAGCGGACTCTGGATGATCTGATTGCAGGCAATGGCGGCGGACAGGTGATGACTTCCGGCGATCCGCGGTTTGCCGGCTACGGATTGCAGTTCCCGGATGCATCCGTTTGGGAAGAAGCCGCCGGACGTGAGGCTAATATCAGACATGCGGAAGCGGCGAATACAGCCATCGTATTCGCCGACTATGCCCTGGCGGAGTCCGGAACAGTTGTCGTAGAGAGCCGTCCGGATCAGGGCCGCGCGCTGCACTTCCTGCCCGCGCATTATATTGCCGTAATTGAGAAGAAACGGCTGGTGCTGCGTTCCACTCAAGCCGCCGCTGCGTTGAACCGGAGGGTCCAGGATGGCGGGGCGTTAGGCTCCTCGATTAACTTCATCTCCGGTCCTTCCAACTCCGCTGATATTGAGATGAAGCTGGTCGTCGGTGTGCATGGACCGCTGCGGGCTACTTATGTGCTGATCTAA
- a CDS encoding sugar O-acetyltransferase: MNQKERMLAGLPYKAWLDGLLEERTASRLKVHQFNQLSPDEHEKRAGLIRDILGQAGENTHIEAPFRCDYGTNITVGNNFYANFNCTILDVGRVVIGDNVMFAPNVSLYTAGHPVHPESRNSGYEYGIAITIGNNVWIGGNVVVNPGVTIGNNVVIGAGSVVTKDIPDNVIAVGSPCRVIREITEEDRKYYYKDREFDVEDYK; this comes from the coding sequence ATGAATCAGAAAGAAAGAATGCTCGCAGGACTCCCATACAAAGCCTGGTTGGACGGATTATTAGAGGAGCGGACAGCCAGCAGGCTGAAGGTCCACCAGTTCAATCAGCTGTCACCTGACGAACATGAGAAGCGGGCAGGGCTAATCCGGGATATCCTCGGACAGGCTGGCGAGAACACCCATATTGAAGCGCCTTTCCGCTGTGATTACGGGACGAACATTACGGTAGGGAATAACTTCTACGCTAATTTCAACTGTACTATTCTGGATGTCGGCAGAGTTGTTATCGGTGATAACGTCATGTTTGCTCCGAATGTGTCGCTGTATACTGCAGGGCATCCGGTTCATCCCGAGTCCAGGAATTCAGGGTATGAGTACGGGATTGCCATAACGATCGGAAATAATGTATGGATTGGCGGCAATGTTGTTGTAAATCCAGGCGTAACCATAGGTAATAATGTTGTAATCGGGGCTGGCAGTGTAGTGACCAAGGATATCCCGGACAATGTAATTGCCGTGGGCAGCCCTTGCCGGGTCATCCGTGAGATTACCGAAGAAGACCGGAAATATTACTATAAAGACAGGGAATTTGACGTGGAAGATTATAAGTAG
- a CDS encoding zinc-binding dehydrogenase, translated as MIRTIVVDPHEKSLFRFKEVDAPQAKPWEALVQVKAVSLNRGEVSDAKNQEMSSRPGWDFAGIVLEPAENGAGPQKGAQVVGLLSMGAWSEQVAAPVSLLAEIPDKLTFTEAATLPVAGLTALYALRKGGMLLGKRIFITGSSGGVGLFAHQLAAQSGAFVVGTASTEEKAGLVRENGSDEVIIGYSAISSARKFGPYDLIIDSVGGNTLATLLPLLAPRGVCVAVGFSSSNTAMIDMMNLVTSGGRTLYSFFLGEELSRQSATDDLSLLVRLVTDGLLIPRIGVEASWTEINTVAHNLMERKFSGKAVLLID; from the coding sequence ATGATTCGTACTATTGTAGTTGATCCGCATGAAAAGTCACTTTTTCGCTTCAAAGAAGTCGACGCCCCGCAGGCTAAACCTTGGGAAGCGCTTGTGCAAGTGAAGGCCGTCTCACTCAACCGGGGTGAAGTGAGTGACGCTAAGAATCAGGAAATGTCTAGCCGTCCTGGATGGGATTTCGCCGGGATTGTCCTCGAGCCGGCAGAGAATGGCGCAGGACCGCAAAAAGGGGCTCAGGTTGTTGGTTTACTGTCGATGGGAGCATGGAGCGAGCAAGTGGCTGCTCCCGTATCGTTGTTGGCCGAAATCCCGGACAAGCTCACCTTTACGGAGGCGGCTACTCTCCCCGTAGCAGGGCTCACTGCACTTTACGCACTCCGAAAAGGCGGCATGCTGCTTGGCAAACGCATTTTCATTACAGGCTCTAGCGGCGGGGTTGGGTTATTCGCTCATCAGCTTGCAGCCCAATCCGGCGCATTCGTTGTAGGTACGGCAAGTACGGAAGAGAAGGCCGGGCTTGTTCGGGAGAATGGATCTGACGAGGTGATCATTGGATATTCCGCAATATCATCAGCCCGTAAGTTTGGGCCGTACGATCTGATCATTGATTCAGTAGGCGGCAATACACTGGCGACGCTGCTGCCGCTGCTGGCGCCCCGGGGAGTTTGCGTTGCGGTAGGTTTTTCCTCTTCAAATACGGCAATGATTGATATGATGAATCTGGTGACCAGCGGCGGAAGAACCTTGTACAGCTTCTTTTTAGGTGAGGAGCTCTCTCGTCAATCAGCCACGGACGATCTGAGTTTGCTGGTCCGTCTGGTCACTGATGGGCTGTTAATCCCCCGAATCGGAGTAGAAGCATCTTGGACCGAAATTAACACCGTTGCCCATAATCTAATGGAACGGAAATTCTCGGGCAAAGCCGTACTTCTCATAGATTGA
- a CDS encoding methyltransferase domain-containing protein, with the protein MNNPFISIQKPTPLGAGSYEMALPLITALELKPGMRVLEIGAGTGQVAATLAKHWGVTVITLEFWESLNVIQEYASEQGVDNDVLVVKANAELLPFPDEAFDAVFSIGSFFMIEDREQALKEITRVTRTNRFFGIAEPMCTLNPIPPGLDNFDILQSYKKWVRTLDWNCNLLRDHGFFITESYYFSESYQWMLDNFRYYDGEKDFILHDEGRWLGLGLAVGKIVRR; encoded by the coding sequence TTGAATAATCCTTTCATAAGTATCCAAAAACCAACGCCATTAGGTGCGGGTTCATACGAAATGGCTCTGCCGCTGATTACTGCTTTAGAATTGAAGCCAGGTATGCGTGTATTGGAAATAGGCGCTGGTACTGGTCAAGTTGCGGCAACGTTAGCTAAACATTGGGGAGTAACTGTAATTACATTAGAATTCTGGGAAAGTTTGAATGTTATCCAGGAATACGCATCAGAACAGGGTGTAGATAATGACGTTCTGGTAGTAAAGGCGAATGCTGAACTTTTGCCATTTCCGGACGAAGCATTTGATGCAGTCTTTAGTATCGGCTCTTTTTTTATGATAGAAGATAGGGAACAAGCGCTGAAAGAAATCACACGCGTTACTCGTACTAACCGTTTTTTTGGAATTGCAGAGCCTATGTGTACGTTAAATCCGATACCGCCTGGTTTGGATAATTTCGATATATTACAGTCTTATAAAAAATGGGTTCGGACGTTAGATTGGAATTGCAATTTACTTCGAGATCACGGTTTTTTTATTACTGAAAGTTATTACTTCTCTGAGAGTTACCAATGGATGCTCGATAATTTCCGATATTACGATGGCGAGAAGGATTTTATATTGCACGATGAAGGACGTTGGTTGGGACTAGGGCTGGCTGTTGGCAAGATAGTACGACGATAA
- a CDS encoding DNA alkylation repair protein, which produces MSKDKSTVMKRSAKAENILQQINSATKLGDLRKFAKDIKKDHGLAMELWSSEAFLPRLLAILIMDKKLLSEEELNKLDKDMQTHTYDERNNLMDWLMANQLSKDKKTIAWMESWENSSSALQRRTFWYYQARLRWTGQTPPDNTEYLLSALETRITQEEPEVQWAMNFTAGWIGVYDDNNRARCIKLGEITGLYKDDMVSRGCTPNYLPDFIAIEVNKRKNN; this is translated from the coding sequence ATGAGTAAGGATAAAAGTACAGTAATGAAACGCTCTGCCAAAGCAGAAAACATTCTACAACAGATTAATAGTGCAACCAAGCTGGGCGACTTGCGAAAATTCGCAAAGGATATTAAAAAAGATCACGGATTAGCTATGGAGCTATGGTCAAGCGAGGCGTTTTTACCCAGACTATTAGCAATCTTAATTATGGATAAAAAACTTCTTTCAGAAGAAGAGCTAAATAAGCTTGATAAGGATATGCAGACGCATACCTATGATGAGCGGAATAACTTAATGGATTGGTTAATGGCTAATCAGCTCAGCAAGGACAAGAAGACAATTGCCTGGATGGAGTCATGGGAAAATAGCTCTTCTGCATTACAAAGACGCACTTTCTGGTATTATCAAGCGCGGCTCAGATGGACTGGACAAACACCGCCTGATAACACCGAGTACCTGCTATCTGCACTAGAGACTAGAATTACACAGGAAGAACCGGAAGTTCAATGGGCTATGAATTTCACCGCAGGCTGGATAGGCGTTTATGACGACAATAATCGTGCGCGTTGTATTAAACTGGGAGAAATAACGGGACTGTATAAAGATGACATGGTATCACGGGGCTGTACTCCCAATTATTTGCCGGATTTCATTGCGATTGAAGTAAACAAACGAAAGAATAATTAG
- the bshB2 gene encoding bacillithiol biosynthesis deacetylase BshB2 — translation MEINQAATQRILVVFPHPDDEAFAAAGTLAKYISSGAEVTYACLTLGEMGRNMGIPPFASRVSLPEIRREELTASCRAIGIQDLRMLGFHDKMIEFEDQVLLERTILSLLKELAPSLLITFYPGYSVHPDHDATGAAAIRAVSRLPEGERPAVHCVAFSAGHEQMIGTADVNVDVTDFLTQKMASIQAHRSQFQAAELVGSRELSAEEIRVRFGREQFWTYPF, via the coding sequence ATGGAGATTAATCAAGCTGCAACGCAGCGTATACTGGTTGTATTCCCGCATCCTGATGATGAGGCCTTCGCTGCCGCCGGAACCCTGGCGAAATACATCAGCAGCGGCGCTGAGGTCACTTATGCCTGCCTGACCTTGGGGGAGATGGGCCGTAATATGGGCATCCCGCCGTTTGCCAGCCGTGTCAGCCTGCCGGAGATCCGCAGGGAAGAGCTGACCGCTTCCTGCCGGGCGATTGGCATACAGGATCTAAGAATGCTCGGCTTCCACGATAAAATGATTGAGTTCGAAGATCAGGTCCTGCTGGAACGCACCATTCTTTCGCTGCTTAAGGAGCTCGCTCCGTCGCTCTTGATTACCTTCTATCCCGGATATAGTGTGCATCCCGACCACGATGCTACCGGTGCAGCCGCGATCCGCGCAGTTAGCCGGCTGCCGGAGGGAGAGCGGCCGGCGGTTCACTGTGTCGCTTTCTCTGCGGGGCATGAGCAGATGATCGGAACAGCAGATGTGAATGTGGATGTAACTGACTTCCTTACGCAGAAAATGGCCTCCATTCAGGCGCACCGTTCCCAATTTCAAGCTGCGGAGCTTGTCGGAAGCCGTGAGCTGAGCGCAGAGGAAATCAGGGTCCGGTTCGGGCGGGAGCAATTCTGGACCTATCCGTTCTAA
- a CDS encoding LysR family transcriptional regulator, whose product MELLQLQYFIAVARLEHMTEAAHSLHVTQSSLSKTIQRLEEDLGVPLFDRTGRKLRLNESGSIFLPRAEKALFELEQGRQELRDLSSLEPGTLKLAVTTASTLPNLLREFRKKLPAIHFHVQMLSMPEMITLLNRGEVDFCLASPPVRGEQIECRIVCMDPIFVAVPAGHRFAKRSSLSLIELKDEWFVGVKKGYGIRDTIDAVCQTAGFTPCYVYEGDEPARLIALVEAEVGLAFIPGTAKSPQDQILLIPVRDHDLVREIALLWHKDRYISQAGQVFREVVTEYFAPDSN is encoded by the coding sequence ATGGAACTTCTGCAATTGCAATACTTCATCGCTGTTGCCCGCTTGGAGCATATGACTGAGGCTGCTCACAGCCTGCATGTAACTCAGTCTTCACTCAGTAAAACGATTCAGCGGCTGGAGGAAGATCTGGGTGTGCCCTTGTTCGACCGGACCGGCCGGAAGCTGCGTTTGAATGAGTCCGGAAGCATCTTCCTGCCGCGGGCGGAGAAGGCGTTGTTTGAGCTTGAGCAGGGCAGGCAGGAGCTGCGTGACCTGTCCAGCCTTGAACCGGGAACGCTTAAGCTGGCAGTGACCACCGCGAGCACCTTGCCTAATCTGCTCCGGGAGTTCCGCAAGAAGCTGCCTGCAATCCATTTTCATGTACAGATGCTCTCCATGCCTGAAATGATTACCTTGCTGAACAGGGGAGAGGTTGATTTCTGCCTGGCCTCACCACCGGTACGGGGAGAACAAATTGAATGCCGGATTGTCTGCATGGACCCTATCTTCGTGGCGGTTCCTGCGGGCCACCGCTTTGCTAAGCGGAGCAGCTTGTCTCTTATAGAGCTTAAGGATGAATGGTTCGTCGGTGTGAAAAAAGGCTACGGCATCCGTGATACAATAGACGCTGTGTGCCAGACCGCCGGGTTCACCCCGTGTTATGTATATGAGGGGGATGAACCGGCAAGACTGATCGCTCTCGTCGAAGCGGAGGTCGGATTGGCCTTCATCCCCGGCACAGCCAAAAGCCCGCAGGATCAGATTCTTCTGATTCCTGTAAGGGATCACGATCTGGTCAGGGAAATCGCCTTGCTGTGGCATAAAGACCGTTATATATCACAAGCCGGACAGGTATTCCGCGAGGTTGTTACTGAATACTTCGCTCCGGACTCAAACTGA
- a CDS encoding MFS transporter yields MNVRSWWLMLSVGLGMLLNPLNSSMVSVALPRLQHEFRLDFSTVSWIIFSFYIASAATQPVMGKVSDIFGRRFIFLTGLVITFAASLLAPLSPGFGWLIAFRVMQSIGTSMVVAVGMAVVRIHITDKQAAALSVLSMFTSGAAAVGPFIGGVFIHLWGWTSIFYMNIPFVAASFLLGWHVIPRDKPPAAGAGHKLSLRQWMKRMDATGILLFTAGLVALLAQLLSAKSSGHVSLPNVLIGLGGLILLLAFVRHELRSELPFIPLRTFAGYPALTKVNIEFMLVNLLYYSVFFGLPSYLQLVRQVSELHTGILMLSLGLCSLAASPLAGRWIDRSGPRPAMLVSAILMALGSVWIIMLTPASPVLTVCLALAAFGVSNGLNNVAMQAALFNSSPKEIIGVASGLFSTSRYFGTILSSLLIGIIMGNQFSFSGFRVLGIILAMVAVCLVFMNRRRRKTKHL; encoded by the coding sequence ATGAATGTCCGCAGCTGGTGGCTGATGCTATCCGTGGGGCTCGGAATGCTGCTGAATCCGCTCAACTCTTCGATGGTTTCTGTGGCCCTGCCAAGATTACAACATGAGTTCAGGCTCGATTTTTCCACAGTCTCGTGGATTATTTTTTCGTTCTATATTGCAAGTGCCGCAACTCAGCCTGTTATGGGGAAAGTGAGCGATATTTTCGGCCGCAGGTTTATCTTCCTCACCGGACTTGTGATTACCTTCGCCGCATCTTTATTAGCACCATTATCCCCCGGCTTCGGTTGGCTTATAGCTTTCAGGGTTATGCAGTCCATTGGCACCAGTATGGTAGTGGCCGTGGGCATGGCTGTGGTAAGGATTCATATTACGGACAAGCAAGCGGCCGCTCTGTCAGTCCTGTCCATGTTTACCTCAGGGGCTGCGGCGGTTGGTCCTTTTATCGGCGGGGTCTTTATTCATCTTTGGGGCTGGACCTCTATCTTCTATATGAACATCCCGTTCGTTGCAGCAAGCTTCCTGTTAGGCTGGCATGTGATTCCTAGGGATAAACCGCCTGCAGCTGGAGCAGGCCATAAGCTGTCTTTGCGGCAATGGATGAAACGTATGGATGCAACGGGTATCCTGCTGTTTACGGCGGGCCTGGTTGCCCTGCTTGCCCAGCTGCTGTCCGCGAAATCCTCCGGGCATGTCTCATTACCTAATGTTCTTATTGGCCTGGGCGGTCTGATCCTGCTGCTTGCTTTCGTACGGCACGAGCTGCGGTCAGAGCTGCCTTTCATTCCACTGCGCACCTTTGCCGGTTATCCTGCGTTAACCAAAGTGAATATTGAATTTATGCTGGTGAATCTTCTGTACTACTCCGTCTTTTTCGGACTTCCTTCTTACTTGCAGCTGGTTCGGCAGGTCAGTGAACTCCACACAGGAATTCTCATGCTGAGTCTGGGCTTATGTTCACTCGCTGCTTCTCCGCTGGCAGGCAGATGGATAGACAGATCCGGCCCCAGGCCGGCTATGCTGGTGTCCGCAATCCTTATGGCGCTGGGGTCAGTGTGGATCATAATGCTCACGCCCGCCTCACCGGTATTAACGGTCTGTCTCGCCCTGGCCGCCTTCGGGGTCAGCAACGGTCTGAATAATGTCGCGATGCAGGCAGCCCTGTTCAATAGTTCACCGAAAGAGATCATCGGTGTAGCCTCCGGCTTGTTCAGTACGTCCAGATATTTCGGAACGATCCTGTCCTCCTTATTGATCGGAATCATTATGGGGAACCAGTTCAGCTTCAGCGGCTTCCGCGTGCTGGGTATTATTCTTGCTATGGTTGCTGTATGCCTGGTGTTCATGAACCGGCGGCGAAGAAAGACGAAGCATCTATAA
- a CDS encoding YdeI/OmpD-associated family protein, translating into MEIDNLLPVQTREELRAWLQAFSRKEKACWVIVSMTPKPDTLLYLDTAEEALCFGWIDGIKKKIGETGVAQRLSPRSPKSSWTELNKERVRRLEKLGLMTDAGRAVLPGMGQDSFRIDQEIMRRIQEDPLVCEHFRAFPELYQRIRIDNIQSCRQQPELYQSRLDKFIAGTKANKSYGQWHDNGRLLDY; encoded by the coding sequence ATGGAAATTGACAACCTGCTGCCTGTGCAGACAAGGGAAGAATTAAGGGCCTGGCTGCAGGCCTTTTCCCGGAAGGAGAAAGCCTGCTGGGTAATCGTCAGCATGACGCCTAAGCCGGATACCCTGTTATACCTGGACACCGCTGAAGAAGCGCTTTGTTTCGGGTGGATCGACGGAATCAAGAAGAAAATAGGCGAAACCGGGGTGGCCCAAAGGCTCTCTCCCCGCAGCCCTAAAAGCTCATGGACCGAACTCAACAAGGAACGTGTGCGGCGCCTGGAGAAGCTGGGGCTCATGACAGACGCAGGCAGGGCAGTGTTGCCCGGGATGGGACAGGACTCTTTCAGGATTGATCAGGAAATCATGCGGCGCATCCAGGAAGATCCTCTGGTCTGTGAGCATTTCCGGGCTTTTCCAGAGCTGTACCAGCGAATCCGGATTGATAATATCCAGAGCTGCCGGCAGCAGCCGGAGCTGTACCAGAGCAGGCTGGATAAGTTCATCGCCGGTACTAAAGCGAACAAATCGTACGGACAGTGGCATGACAACGGACGGCTGCTGGATTACTGA
- a CDS encoding DinB family protein → MTNHPQQFVNYHFWATQTLLEHIKTLPSGVLTQEVNTSFPTIAHAFSHIYAVDQVWNSVVNGRGMKEALEECMPRVHETVLYTADEFAEAFARLAENYQEWFRSGPDLTRTILLENPYIGPRNTTLEEIVHHAVNHGTYHRGNISAMLRQLGHASTMNDYILYWYQEQATSNTYID, encoded by the coding sequence ATGACAAATCATCCGCAACAATTCGTTAATTACCACTTCTGGGCTACACAAACACTTTTAGAACATATCAAGACTCTCCCGTCCGGTGTGCTGACACAGGAGGTGAATACTTCCTTTCCCACAATTGCCCATGCCTTCAGCCATATTTATGCTGTGGATCAGGTGTGGAACAGTGTCGTCAACGGCCGGGGAATGAAGGAAGCGCTGGAGGAATGTATGCCGCGTGTACATGAGACAGTATTGTATACGGCAGATGAATTCGCGGAAGCCTTCGCCCGGCTAGCCGAGAATTATCAGGAATGGTTCCGCAGCGGGCCTGACCTTACCCGGACGATCCTGCTTGAGAATCCGTACATCGGACCGCGCAACACTACCTTAGAGGAGATTGTGCATCATGCGGTTAATCACGGGACCTATCACCGGGGCAATATCTCTGCCATGCTGCGCCAACTGGGCCATGCGTCCACTATGAACGACTATATTCTGTATTGGTATCAGGAGCAAGCAACATCTAACACCTATATAGATTGA
- a CDS encoding YafY family protein, which yields MKLERLISMIYKLLNNEVLSATVLAEQYQVSPRTIYRDIDVICAAGIPVVSYQGTKGGYGIMDGYKMDKSLLGSYDVNSLISVLHSLSSVFEDERAQETIERLQTIDAGHQQPSLLVDFETHRSASEALRNVREGILRCRVISFHYINVRNERSSREVEPVRLHFKYRNWYIYGFCRTREEYREFRLSRMMNVLLTDTTFEPHQEVPEHAKDAGVPGAVEEVVILVRPGALAEALDQFHEADTEFRQDGSMLIRIPVCHPLGARWLWSILLSFGSGAEVLKPPALREILKEQLQNALKYYEEV from the coding sequence ATGAAACTGGAACGGCTGATTTCGATGATCTACAAGCTGCTGAACAACGAGGTATTATCTGCAACTGTGCTCGCTGAGCAGTATCAGGTATCGCCAAGAACGATATACCGGGATATTGATGTCATCTGCGCAGCAGGAATCCCCGTTGTGTCTTATCAGGGGACCAAGGGCGGTTACGGAATTATGGACGGCTATAAGATGGATAAAAGCCTCCTGGGCTCCTACGATGTCAACTCGCTTATCTCTGTCCTGCACAGCCTGTCTTCTGTATTTGAAGACGAACGTGCCCAGGAGACGATTGAGCGGCTGCAGACAATCGATGCCGGACACCAGCAGCCGAGCCTGCTCGTTGATTTCGAGACACACAGATCCGCCTCTGAAGCGCTGCGTAATGTACGCGAGGGTATTCTTCGGTGCAGGGTAATTTCCTTCCATTACATTAATGTGCGGAATGAACGCTCAAGCCGTGAGGTTGAACCCGTGCGGCTGCATTTCAAATACAGGAATTGGTATATCTACGGGTTCTGCAGAACCCGGGAGGAGTACAGGGAATTCCGGCTGTCACGGATGATGAATGTGCTGTTGACGGATACAACATTCGAGCCGCATCAAGAGGTACCTGAACATGCTAAAGATGCAGGGGTGCCGGGTGCAGTGGAAGAAGTAGTGATCCTAGTTCGTCCAGGGGCACTGGCAGAAGCGCTGGACCAGTTCCATGAAGCAGATACCGAGTTCCGCCAGGACGGCAGCATGTTAATTCGGATTCCGGTCTGCCATCCGCTGGGGGCACGCTGGCTGTGGTCGATTCTGCTCAGCTTCGGCAGCGGGGCTGAGGTGCTTAAGCCCCCGGCATTGCGGGAAATACTGAAAGAACAGCTGCAAAATGCGCTTAAATATTATGAAGAAGTATGA
- a CDS encoding serine hydrolase domain-containing protein, whose protein sequence is MNTYLQTGASLHSILSGFVANGPFTGLTVGIVKDQQVIFTGEYGAANVSTGEPVAHSTLFHLASVSKTLVVTAVMQLAERGLVQLDSPVTAYLPYFKMEDERYPLITVRQLLNHTSGMPDEEDYAWDRPEYDEQSLERYVLSISRHKLLSEPGACFAYSNIAYEILGDLIAKVSGLSFEQYMKEHILDPAGMTASSFLKQEVEANIAAPHILTTSDGYGAQVSKVFPYNRAHAPSSTLYSSIHDMCRYMLMHLNQGKAEDSYNALQPDSYDAMWSPSMATGWGHEHEHVGLGWFLGEYKGSRMLSHSGWDTGFLSELMLFPDDNTGICVMTNCDHVWPGSVTLPLRDHLLGAELHRIKQSMAHHIASIAVTGGMEQALEEYHRISREEQDAYYDADFEFLRITDSISWYGHKEDALAIITCAAAIFPGSEAISRKLKLLRTEEETTK, encoded by the coding sequence ATGAATACATATTTGCAAACGGGGGCTTCACTGCACTCCATATTATCCGGATTTGTGGCGAATGGACCTTTTACAGGATTAACTGTCGGAATTGTGAAAGATCAGCAGGTTATTTTTACAGGTGAATACGGGGCAGCGAATGTATCTACAGGCGAGCCCGTTGCCCACAGCACCTTATTTCATCTAGCCTCAGTATCCAAGACCTTAGTCGTAACTGCTGTAATGCAGCTGGCTGAGCGCGGGCTGGTGCAATTGGATTCACCCGTTACAGCCTACCTTCCCTATTTCAAAATGGAGGATGAGCGCTACCCGCTAATCACAGTCAGACAGCTGCTGAACCATACTTCCGGCATGCCGGATGAAGAGGACTACGCCTGGGACCGGCCGGAGTATGATGAGCAAAGTCTTGAACGGTACGTACTCAGCATCAGCCGCCATAAGCTGCTGAGTGAGCCGGGTGCTTGTTTTGCTTATAGTAATATAGCTTATGAGATTCTGGGGGATTTGATTGCCAAGGTTAGCGGTCTGAGCTTTGAGCAGTATATGAAAGAGCATATTCTTGATCCGGCGGGCATGACAGCCAGCTCATTCCTGAAGCAGGAGGTCGAAGCTAACATTGCTGCACCTCATATTCTGACAACCTCGGACGGATACGGAGCCCAAGTCAGCAAGGTGTTTCCTTACAACAGGGCGCATGCGCCAAGCTCCACGTTATACTCCAGCATTCATGATATGTGCCGGTATATGCTGATGCACCTTAATCAGGGTAAGGCCGAGGACAGCTATAACGCCTTACAGCCTGACAGCTATGATGCAATGTGGAGTCCGTCGATGGCGACTGGCTGGGGTCATGAGCATGAGCACGTAGGCCTGGGCTGGTTCCTCGGAGAATATAAAGGCTCCCGCATGCTGTCACATTCCGGATGGGATACCGGTTTCCTCAGTGAGCTGATGCTGTTTCCGGATGATAATACAGGCATCTGTGTGATGACTAACTGCGATCATGTCTGGCCCGGCAGTGTAACTCTTCCTCTCCGGGACCATTTGCTGGGTGCAGAGCTTCACCGTATTAAGCAATCCATGGCTCATCATATTGCCAGCATAGCGGTAACGGGCGGAATGGAGCAGGCGCTGGAGGAGTACCACCGGATCAGCCGGGAGGAGCAGGATGCCTATTATGATGCGGATTTCGAATTCCTGCGCATTACGGATTCAATAAGCTGGTATGGTCACAAGGAGGATGCACTAGCCATTATTACTTGTGCTGCCGCAATCTTTCCAGGCAGTGAAGCCATCTCCCGCAAGCTGAAGCTGCTGCGGACAGAAGAAGAGACTACTAAATGA
- a CDS encoding GNAT family protein — translation MTEQQVYVRFSEEKDAGALTELYKRNREFFAQHSPDVPEEFYTEEYQRDKIMRYNEDRAEDRKYDFVVCHKADDRIIGTVGLTFVVRGPLQSCMIGYSLDKEYNGKGYMTEAVKQVVRYAFDELKFHRITGEVSPRNPGSIRVLENAGFHKEGIAQRNVKINGVWEDHQILAILNPADEI, via the coding sequence ATGACAGAGCAGCAAGTGTATGTGCGGTTCTCAGAGGAAAAGGATGCCGGGGCATTAACTGAGCTGTATAAGCGGAACCGCGAGTTTTTCGCACAGCATTCGCCGGATGTTCCTGAGGAGTTCTACACGGAAGAGTATCAGCGCGATAAAATTATGCGGTATAACGAAGACCGGGCAGAGGACCGGAAATATGATTTCGTGGTCTGCCACAAGGCGGATGACCGGATAATTGGTACTGTCGGCCTGACATTTGTGGTCCGGGGGCCGCTGCAGAGCTGTATGATCGGGTATAGTCTCGACAAGGAGTATAACGGTAAGGGATATATGACGGAGGCTGTGAAGCAGGTCGTACGCTATGCCTTCGACGAACTGAAATTCCACCGGATCACCGGGGAAGTTTCTCCCCGCAATCCGGGTTCCATCCGCGTGCTGGAGAACGCCGGGTTCCACAAGGAAGGAATTGCGCAGCGTAATGTGAAGATTAACGGGGTGTGGGAGGATCATCAGATTCTGGCCATTCTCAACCCCGCGGACGAAATTTAA